In the genome of Massilia sp. UMI-21, the window CGTCCCGGCGCATGGTCGGAAGCCCTGTCCCTGCAGCACGATCTCGGGCTTGACTCGCTCGAGTTCCTGCACGTCGCCGGCAGCCTGGCGGCGGCGCTGCAGATGCACCACAGCGGCATCGAAGACTACCTGCTGGCGCGCCGCAGCCTGGGCGACTGGGTCGACCTTGCCGGCGCCGCCCTCGCACACCACGACGCCGAGATCCAGTTCAGCAGCTCGGGCAGCAGCGGCCAGCCGAAACGCTGCCTGCATGCCTTGCCCAGGCTGGAGCAGGAAGCGCAGGCGCTGGCGGCGCTGTTCCCGGGACGGCGCCGGCTGCTGGTGGCCGTTCCCAGCCACCACATCTACGGCTTCCTGTTTTCCCAGCTGCTGCCGCGCCATCTCGGCCTGGCGCCGGAGCAGGTGGTCTGCATCCGCGCCCGCCTGCCGTCGCAGCTGGCCCGGCACGCCGCGCCGGGCGACCTGGTGATCGGCCACCCGCTGTTCTGGGAGGCGGCAAGCGCCGCGGGCCAGGCCTTCGCGCCCGACGTGGTGGGCGTGAGTTCGACCGCGCCCTGCCCGGACGCCGTCGTCGCCGCCGTGACGCACGCCGGACTGGCGGCCCTGTTCCAGGTCTACGGCAGTTCCGAAACCGGCGGCCTGGGCTGGCGCCGTGCGCATACCGACGACTACACCCTGCTGCCTTATCTGGCACGTGGCGCCGAAGGGGCCGCGCAGGACGATTCCGGGCGCAGCCTGCTGCGCACCCTGCCGGACGGCGCGCTGGAAGCGCTGCGGGCCCAGGACGCGCTGGACTGGCGTGGCGAACGCACATTCGCGGTCGGCCGGCGCTGCGACGGCGCGGTCCAGGTGGGCGGCGTCAACGTCTTCCCGGACCGGGTGCGCGAAGTCCTGCTCGCCCACCCGGGGGTGCTGGACGCCGCCGTGCGCCTCATGCGCCCGGACGAGGGCGTGCGCCTGAAGGCCTTCATCGTGCCGCGTCCGGGCCATCCGGACTTGCTGCACAGCCTGCGCAACTGGATCGACACCCGCCTGCCGGCGCCGGAGCGCCCCAAGGCGCTGACCGTCGGCAGCCAACTGCCGCGCACCGCCATGGGCAAGGCCGCCGACTGGAGCATCACATGATCGACCAACACGTATCCTCGGACCCGCTGGTGGTGTTCGGCGCCGCCCAGGTAGCGCCCGACGAGGTGGTCGCGCTGGCGCGCGGCCACGCGCGCGCCGCCTTGTCGGAAGACGCCGCATTCGCCACCCGGATCGAGGCCGGCGCCGCGCTGCTGGACCGCATCCTGGCCGAGGATGGCGTCATCTACGGCGTCACCACCGGCTACGGCGACTCCTGCGACACGGTGATTCCGCCCGAACTGGTCGCCGAGCTGCCGCATCGCCTGTTCACCTACCACGGCTGCGGCCTGGGCGCCAACTTCACGCGCGAGGAAACACGCGCGATCCTGGCGGTGCGCCTGGCTTCGCTGTGCCGCGGTTCCTCGGGCGTGAGCATGGGCCTGCTGCGCGCGCTGGCCGCACTGCTGCGGCACGACGTGCTGCCGGTGATTCCGTCCGAAGGCTCGGTCGGCGCCAGCGGCGACCTGACCCCGCTGTCCTACGTGGCCGCGGTATTGTGCGGCGAACGCGAAGCCTGGCGGGGCGACGCCCAGGTGAGCGCGGCGAGCGCGCTCGACGCCGCCGGCCTGCAGCCGATCCGCCTGCGCCCCAAGGAAGGACTGGCCCTGATGAACGGCACCGCCGCGATGACCGGCCTGGCCTGCCTGGCCGCCGCCCGCGCCGAGGCCCTGTGCCGGCTGGCCAGCCGCATCACCGCGCTGTCGGCGGTGGCGCTCGGCAGCAATGGCTACCATTTCGACGCCACCCTGTTCGCGGCCAAGCCCTACCCCGGCATGGGCCAGGTGGCGGCCTGGATCGGCGCCGACCTCGGTTACCAGGCCGAGCAACAGGAGCGCAACAGCCCGCGCCTGCAGGACCGCTACTCGATCCGCTGCGCGCCGCACGTGATCGGGGTGCTGGCCGATGCCCTGCCCTGGATGCGCAGCCACATCGCGCTCGAGCTCAACAGCGCCAACGACAATCCGCTGGTGGACGTCGCCTCCGGACGCGTGCTGCACGGCGGCCACTTCTACGGCGGCCACATGGCCTTCGCCATGGACGCCATGAAGAACGCGGTGGCCAACATCGCCGACCTGCTCGACCGCCAGATGGCCCTGCTGGTGGACGCCCGCTACAACAACGGCCTGCCGCCCAACCTGCGCGGCGCCCAGGGTCCACGCGCCGCCATCAACCATGGCCTGAAGGCGCTGCAGATCAGCGTCTCGGCCTGGACCGCCGAAGCGCTCAAGCTGACCATGCCGGCCTCGGTGTTCTCGCGCTCGACCGAGTGCCACAACCAGGACAAGGTCAGCATGGGCACGATCGCGGCGCGCGACTGCCTGCGCATCATCGCGCTCACCGAACAGGTGGCGGCCGCGCTCCTGATCGCGACCCGCCAGGCCTGCGCCCTGCGCCATCCGGAGGGCCCGCCCGCGCGCCTCGGGCCCGGCCTGCGCGGCGCGCTGCGCCGCCTGGACGAACTGGTGCCCTTCGTCGGCGAAGACCGGCGCCTCGACGGCGACCTGCACTGCCTGCTGGCGGCGATCCGCAGCCCGGACCCGGCATTGCTGCCTGCCATTGCCGAGAGCCCGGCCGGCAGCCCGGGGCCGGGCATGGCATCATGCGCGCCATGACAGGGGCGACCCTCGGCATCTCCGCCGTCGAGCGCGAAACCAGGCTCTCCAAGGACGTGCTGCGCGCCTGGGAAAAGCGCTACGGTTTCCCCACGCCGATGCGGGATGTGCACGGCGAGCGCTGCTATCCGGTCGAGCAGGTCGAGCGCCTGCGCCTGATGAAGCGCCTGATGGACCAGGGCCTGCGTCCCGGGCGCCTGGCGCAGATGTCCGCGACGCAGCTGGCCGAGCTGGCGCAGCGCCCCGCCGCCGAAGCCACGCAAGCCGCCGCGGCGGACGGCGGCGCGCACGAACTCATCGACAGCCTGCTGGCCATGGTGGCGCAGGACCCGGCCGCGCTGCGCACCGCCTTGCGCCAGCACCTCGCCCGCCTGGGCCTCGAACGCTTCGTCGAGCAGGTCGCGGCCCCGCTCACCGCCGCCGTCGGCGCGCGCTGGGAGGACGGCAGTTTCGACATCTTCGACGAACATCTCTACACCGAGGCCACGACCCGCATCCTGCGCCAGGCACTGGGCAACCTGCCCGAGACCGGCCAGGCGCCGCGCATCCTCCTGACCACCCTGCCGGGCGAAGCGCACGGGCTGGGCTTGACCATGATCGAAGCGCTGCTGGCGCTGGACGGCGCGAACTGCGTCGCCCTGGGCACCGAGACGCCGCCGGCGAGCATCGCCCGTGCGGCGCACAGCCACCGGGCCGACATCGTGGCCCTGTCGTTTTCCGCGGCCTACCCGCGCCGCCAGACCGCCGCATCCCTGCAGCAGCTGCGCCAGCTACTGCCCGACACGGTGGCGCTCTGGGCCGGCGGCGCCGGCGTGGCGGCACTGGCCGCCGTCGACGGCGTGCGCCTGCTGCCCACGCTGGACAGCGGGCGGCAGGCCCTGGCCGGGTGGCGCGCCGGCGAGCGCGCCGGTGGTGTCACGGCGGATCCGGTCCTGCGGTAGAATAAATTGCATTCAAACACCGCGAAGCAAGGGGTCAGAACATGATGATGGAACGCTTGTTCCAGTTGATGAAGGAAAAGAACGCCTCCGACATGTTCTTCGCGGCGAATTCTCCCGTCCATATCAAGATCAACGGCAACCTCATCCCGATCAACCAGAACAAGCTGGAACCGGAAAACATCCGCGTCCTGCTGTCCGAGATCGCCTCCCCCGAGCAGATGCTCGGGCTGGAGCGCGACAACGAGCTGAACATGGGTGTCTCGGTGCCGAACCTCGGGCGCTTCCGCCTGTCGGCCTTCCGCCAGCGCGGTTCGATCTCGGCGGTGTTCCGCTTCGTGCCGGCGAACATCCCGCCGATCGGCGAACTGGGCCTGCCTCCGGTGCTATCCGAGCTGATCATGGAAAAGCGCGGCCTGCTGCTGATCGTGGGCGCCACCGGCTCCGGCAAGTCGACCACCATCGCCTCGATGCTGGACCACCGCAACGACACCCGCACCGGCCACATCCTGACGCTGGAAGACCCGATCGAGTACCTGTTCAAGAACAAGAAGTCGATCGTCAACCAGCGCGAGATCGGCAGCGACGCCACCGATTTTGCCACCGCGCTGCGCAATTCGATGCGCCAGGCGCCCGACTGCATCCTGATCGGCGAGATCCGCGACAAGGAGACCATGGCGGCGGCGCTGGCGTATGCGCAATCCGGCCACCTGGTGCTGGCCACCCTGCACGCCAACAACAGCTACAACGCGCTGAACCGCATCATCAGCTTCTACCCGATCGAGAACCGCGCCGCCCTGCTGCAGGACCTGGCATCGAGCGTGAAGGCGATCGTCTCGCAGCGCCTGGTCAAGTCCGCCGCCGGCGGCCAGCGCCAGGCCGCGGTCGAGGTGATGCTGAACACCCGCTACATCGCCGACCTGATCGAAAAAGGCGAGATCGGCCAGATCAAGGACGCCATGGACAAGAGCCTGTCGCCGGGTTCGCAATCGTTTGAAACCGCCCTGCTCAAGCTGGTCAAGGACGGCCTGGTGACGCAGGACGAAGCACTCGCGAATGCCGACTCGGCCACCAACCTGCTCTGGCTGCTCAACAATGGGCCGGACAGCCAGGTGCAGGCGGAAGAGGAGCAGAAGAAACCGGACGCCCAGGGCGCGTCGTTTACCGAATTCTCGCTCGATCCCTGAGCGAATCCTGCCGTCCGCTGCGGAGCAGCACCCCTGTGTAGAATCCTCGCAGGGGACGCCTTGTGCTATCCTTTGCCGCCTTTTCAAAACACCATCAGCCCGCGCGTTCGCACGGGCCAGCGAGCTACGCCCATGACCACGACCCTCTACGGCATCCCCAACTGCGACACCGTCAAGAAAGCCCGCACCTGGCTCAGCGACAACGGCCACGACTTCGCGTTCCATGATTTCAAGAAACAGGGCCTGGATCGCGAACTGGTGGCCGGCTGGCTCGAGCAGCTCGACTGGGAAACCCTGGTCAACCGCAAGGGCACGACCTGGCGCAATTTGCCGGACGAGCGCAAGGCGCAGGTCACGGACAAGGCCGGCGCCCTGGAACTGATGCTGGAACACCCTTCCGTCATCAAGCGCCCGGTGCTGGCAGGCGTGGGCCCGGTGTCGGTCGGCTTCTCGGCCGACATGTACGCCGCCAAGTTCCAGGAAGCCAAATGAAAGCCTCGCGCACCCAGTTGCTCACCGAAGAGCTGATCGCCCTCGACTCGGTCACCCCGCACGACCGGGGCTGCCAGCAGCGCCTGATCGAGCTGCTGGCGCCGCTCGGTTTCCACTGCGAGACCATCGAATCGAACGGGGTCACCAACCTGTGGGCGCGCAAGGGATTGGTCGCGCCGGTGTTCGTGTTCGCCGGCCATACCGACGTGGTGCCGTCCGGCCCGGAGCACCAGTGGGCCTCGCCCCCGTTCGTGCCGACCAGTCGCGACGGCAAGCTGTACGGCCGCGGCGCCTCCGACATGAAAACTTCGATCGCGGCCATGGTCGTGGCCTGCGAGGAGTTCATCGCGGCCCACCCCGAGCACAAGGGCTCGATCGCGTTCCTGATCACCAGCGACGAGGAAGGCCTGGCGGTGGACGGCACCGTGGTCGTGTGCGAGCGCCTGGAAGAACGTGGCGAGACGCTCGACTATTGCCTGGTCGGCGAACCGACCTCGAACCACGTGCTGGGCGACACCATCAAGAACGGCCGCCGCGGCTCGCTCTCGGGCCACCTGGTGATCAAGGGCATCCAGGGCCACATCGCCTATCCGCAGCTGGCGCGCAACCCGATCCACCAGGCCGCGCCGGCGCTGGCGGAACTGGCGGCCGAGGTATGGGACGAAGGCAACGAGTACTATGCGCCGACCAGCTGGCAGGTCTCGAACATCCACGCCGGCACCGGCGCCAACAACGTGATCCCGGGCAGCATGAGCCTCGACTTCAACTTCCGCTTTTCGACGGCCAGCACCGCCGACGGCCTGGAAGCGCGCGTGCACGCCATCCTCGACCGCCACTGCCTGGACTACACGCTGGAATGGACGCTCTCGGGCCAGCCCTTCCTGACGCCCAAGGGACCGCTGTCGGACGCCCTGTGCGATGCGATCTTCGACGAACTGGGCGTGCGGACCGAACTGTCGACCAGCGGCGGCACCTCGGATGGCCGCTTCATCGCCGCCATCTGCCCGCAGGTGATAGAATTCGGGCCTCCGAACGCCAGCATCCACAAGATCGACGAACACATCGAGCTGCGCTACATCGACCCCCTCAAGAACATCTACCGCCGCACGCTGGAACAGCTGCTGGCGCAGTAACGAGTAATGAAAAGCCCACGGGAGAAGGCCATGACCAATACCACTTTCAGCACGCCGCGCGACCTGCTGCGCTACGCGATCACCCGCTTCAACGGCGCGAAGCTGTTCTTCGGCCACGGCAGCGCCGAGGCCTTCGACGAAGCCGCCTACCTGATCCTGCACACCCTCAAGCTGCCGCTGGACCGGCTCGACCCCTTCCTCGACGCCCGGCTGCTGGCGGACGAAGTGATCCAGGTGATGGAAGTCATCGAACGCCG includes:
- a CDS encoding 4-coumarate--CoA ligase translates to MTDLRLAPWWTQRPALLRFVADLLAGELGALRHDPGIRPGAWSEALSLQHDLGLDSLEFLHVAGSLAAALQMHHSGIEDYLLARRSLGDWVDLAGAALAHHDAEIQFSSSGSSGQPKRCLHALPRLEQEAQALAALFPGRRRLLVAVPSHHIYGFLFSQLLPRHLGLAPEQVVCIRARLPSQLARHAAPGDLVIGHPLFWEAASAAGQAFAPDVVGVSSTAPCPDAVVAAVTHAGLAALFQVYGSSETGGLGWRRAHTDDYTLLPYLARGAEGAAQDDSGRSLLRTLPDGALEALRAQDALDWRGERTFAVGRRCDGAVQVGGVNVFPDRVREVLLAHPGVLDAAVRLMRPDEGVRLKAFIVPRPGHPDLLHSLRNWIDTRLPAPERPKALTVGSQLPRTAMGKAADWSIT
- a CDS encoding aromatic amino acid lyase codes for the protein MIDQHVSSDPLVVFGAAQVAPDEVVALARGHARAALSEDAAFATRIEAGAALLDRILAEDGVIYGVTTGYGDSCDTVIPPELVAELPHRLFTYHGCGLGANFTREETRAILAVRLASLCRGSSGVSMGLLRALAALLRHDVLPVIPSEGSVGASGDLTPLSYVAAVLCGEREAWRGDAQVSAASALDAAGLQPIRLRPKEGLALMNGTAAMTGLACLAAARAEALCRLASRITALSAVALGSNGYHFDATLFAAKPYPGMGQVAAWIGADLGYQAEQQERNSPRLQDRYSIRCAPHVIGVLADALPWMRSHIALELNSANDNPLVDVASGRVLHGGHFYGGHMAFAMDAMKNAVANIADLLDRQMALLVDARYNNGLPPNLRGAQGPRAAINHGLKALQISVSAWTAEALKLTMPASVFSRSTECHNQDKVSMGTIAARDCLRIIALTEQVAAALLIATRQACALRHPEGPPARLGPGLRGALRRLDELVPFVGEDRRLDGDLHCLLAAIRSPDPALLPAIAESPAGSPGPGMASCAP
- a CDS encoding cobalamin B12-binding domain-containing protein, yielding MTGATLGISAVERETRLSKDVLRAWEKRYGFPTPMRDVHGERCYPVEQVERLRLMKRLMDQGLRPGRLAQMSATQLAELAQRPAAEATQAAAADGGAHELIDSLLAMVAQDPAALRTALRQHLARLGLERFVEQVAAPLTAAVGARWEDGSFDIFDEHLYTEATTRILRQALGNLPETGQAPRILLTTLPGEAHGLGLTMIEALLALDGANCVALGTETPPASIARAAHSHRADIVALSFSAAYPRRQTAASLQQLRQLLPDTVALWAGGAGVAALAAVDGVRLLPTLDSGRQALAGWRAGERAGGVTADPVLR
- a CDS encoding PilT/PilU family type 4a pilus ATPase, which codes for MMMERLFQLMKEKNASDMFFAANSPVHIKINGNLIPINQNKLEPENIRVLLSEIASPEQMLGLERDNELNMGVSVPNLGRFRLSAFRQRGSISAVFRFVPANIPPIGELGLPPVLSELIMEKRGLLLIVGATGSGKSTTIASMLDHRNDTRTGHILTLEDPIEYLFKNKKSIVNQREIGSDATDFATALRNSMRQAPDCILIGEIRDKETMAAALAYAQSGHLVLATLHANNSYNALNRIISFYPIENRAALLQDLASSVKAIVSQRLVKSAAGGQRQAAVEVMLNTRYIADLIEKGEIGQIKDAMDKSLSPGSQSFETALLKLVKDGLVTQDEALANADSATNLLWLLNNGPDSQVQAEEEQKKPDAQGASFTEFSLDP
- a CDS encoding ArsC family reductase — encoded protein: MTTTLYGIPNCDTVKKARTWLSDNGHDFAFHDFKKQGLDRELVAGWLEQLDWETLVNRKGTTWRNLPDERKAQVTDKAGALELMLEHPSVIKRPVLAGVGPVSVGFSADMYAAKFQEAK
- the dapE gene encoding succinyl-diaminopimelate desuccinylase — protein: MKASRTQLLTEELIALDSVTPHDRGCQQRLIELLAPLGFHCETIESNGVTNLWARKGLVAPVFVFAGHTDVVPSGPEHQWASPPFVPTSRDGKLYGRGASDMKTSIAAMVVACEEFIAAHPEHKGSIAFLITSDEEGLAVDGTVVVCERLEERGETLDYCLVGEPTSNHVLGDTIKNGRRGSLSGHLVIKGIQGHIAYPQLARNPIHQAAPALAELAAEVWDEGNEYYAPTSWQVSNIHAGTGANNVIPGSMSLDFNFRFSTASTADGLEARVHAILDRHCLDYTLEWTLSGQPFLTPKGPLSDALCDAIFDELGVRTELSTSGGTSDGRFIAAICPQVIEFGPPNASIHKIDEHIELRYIDPLKNIYRRTLEQLLAQ